One genomic region from Muriicola soli encodes:
- a CDS encoding GNAT family N-acetyltransferase, whose product MEKYSFLLDFVLKEKQFPFFIKGVKDSTTSEIFEPPSDQKSEEKVGKMLSIYDLPGYYSLEKKSDLTALKKFESTLYHGYAVELFPYENFEDYLWKHVRKARYSQLRRYKKRLDKCLNPGYKVYCGSIDKEEYDLLFEALKDMIERRFQEKEETNFELPYLDLYQSVMYPLILKGKAALFVIYSNSKPICITLNFLHNKVLFHWNSAYDIDYAMFNVGHINTFNHLEWAFKHKFDRFDMGRGDFFHKRKWINTIYCYKQVSYVPDQNILYISGAAVRSHWLTLRFHLINLLKRFRIHLAISKFRKKVYRFKNSNNTVVVPYDVRTLEEGKLFPSFEGFTTVNPYGNSQLLRALNYFLHQNQENFAHVKVYRQNNTTGIYIFQGENNYRSVEIVKLN is encoded by the coding sequence TTGGAAAAATACAGCTTCTTATTGGATTTCGTCTTGAAGGAAAAGCAGTTTCCTTTTTTTATTAAAGGGGTAAAAGATTCAACAACTTCAGAAATCTTCGAACCCCCCTCAGATCAAAAATCGGAAGAAAAAGTTGGCAAGATGCTGTCTATTTACGACTTGCCAGGATACTACAGCCTGGAAAAAAAATCTGATCTGACGGCTTTAAAAAAGTTTGAATCTACCTTATACCATGGTTATGCTGTTGAACTCTTTCCGTATGAAAATTTTGAGGATTATCTGTGGAAGCATGTCAGAAAAGCGAGGTATTCACAGCTGAGGCGTTATAAAAAAAGACTGGACAAGTGTTTGAATCCTGGGTATAAGGTCTACTGTGGATCGATCGATAAAGAGGAGTACGATTTACTTTTCGAAGCTCTGAAAGATATGATCGAACGAAGGTTTCAGGAAAAAGAGGAAACTAATTTCGAATTACCCTATCTCGATCTGTATCAATCTGTAATGTATCCGCTAATTCTTAAAGGTAAAGCAGCACTTTTTGTCATTTATAGCAATTCAAAACCCATTTGCATAACTCTCAATTTCCTACACAACAAAGTACTCTTTCACTGGAATAGTGCCTACGATATTGACTACGCCATGTTTAACGTAGGTCATATCAATACCTTCAATCATCTCGAGTGGGCTTTTAAACACAAATTTGATCGTTTTGATATGGGAAGAGGTGATTTCTTTCACAAGAGAAAATGGATCAATACCATCTATTGCTACAAGCAGGTATCCTATGTACCCGATCAAAATATTCTTTATATATCCGGAGCAGCAGTCAGATCCCATTGGCTGACCCTGCGTTTTCACCTAATCAATCTACTGAAGAGATTTAGAATTCATCTCGCAATTAGTAAATTCAGGAAAAAGGTATACAGATTTAAGAATTCTAATAATACAGTCGTAGTTCCATATGATGTCAGGACCTTAGAGGAAGGCAAATTATTTCCTTCATTTGAAGGATTTACAACAGTCAATCCTTATGGAAATTCACAACTACTGAGAGCGTTGAACTACTTTCTTCACCAGAATCAGGAAAACTTTGCTCATGTGAAGGTTTACAGGCAAAATAATACTACGGGTATTTATATTTTCCAGGGCGAGAACAATTACCGTTCAGTAGAAATTGTTAAACTAAACTAA
- a CDS encoding GNAT family N-acetyltransferase: protein MNRLIFLKEFLNKEKPFPFFENIVFRAKNYLSPNKDAVSKVDSVSIIKDVPDYFRIIVREGEYNIHKIRSIEGYYVDLSSFSDYKRYLESIQGAKSRSNLRRYIQRLESCFPIRYEAYYGSVDKEEYHALFAALKIFLVKRFEEKGESNYELPYLHEFENKLYPLILKKEACLFVIYDGSKPISIRINMFKDDLAYYIMSGYDTDYSKFHPGLIDMAKNIEWLFSMEFRIYDLLKGYEPYKSKWYTNSYYNYHQIVIRKNATAGRLGGLLPYASLSLREMLFRFARKVHLKQAKKSITKYSNLLQPKGHTVHTKTVSRLESEAELRHMTKVDIEGQPKLQFLRKTVYDFLFTSKQEYRKTKVYKHPDLSTFLVLGEKEDLLIQVG, encoded by the coding sequence ATGAATAGGCTTATTTTCCTTAAGGAATTTCTCAACAAGGAAAAACCCTTTCCCTTTTTTGAAAATATCGTCTTCCGTGCAAAGAACTACCTGAGTCCGAATAAAGACGCGGTAAGCAAAGTGGATTCCGTATCAATAATCAAAGATGTCCCTGATTATTTTAGAATAATAGTACGAGAGGGGGAATATAACATTCACAAGATAAGATCAATAGAAGGATACTATGTGGATCTTTCGTCCTTCTCAGATTATAAGAGGTATTTAGAGTCGATTCAAGGCGCTAAAAGCAGGTCTAACCTGCGCCGTTACATACAGCGCCTCGAGTCCTGCTTCCCCATTCGCTATGAGGCTTATTACGGTTCGGTAGACAAGGAAGAGTATCACGCTTTGTTCGCCGCTTTAAAAATTTTCTTGGTTAAACGATTCGAAGAAAAAGGCGAATCTAATTATGAACTCCCGTATCTGCATGAATTTGAAAACAAGCTATATCCGCTGATCCTCAAGAAAGAGGCCTGTCTTTTTGTAATCTACGACGGCAGCAAACCTATAAGTATCAGAATCAATATGTTTAAGGATGACCTTGCTTATTATATCATGAGCGGCTATGATACGGATTATTCTAAATTTCATCCGGGCCTAATCGATATGGCAAAGAACATCGAATGGCTTTTTTCGATGGAGTTTAGAATCTATGACCTTCTGAAGGGCTATGAGCCCTATAAAAGCAAGTGGTATACCAACTCTTATTACAACTATCATCAAATCGTAATTCGAAAAAATGCAACTGCCGGCAGACTAGGTGGACTATTGCCGTATGCCTCCCTCTCCTTACGGGAAATGCTGTTTCGATTCGCTAGAAAAGTGCATCTCAAGCAGGCTAAAAAAAGTATAACAAAATATTCTAATTTGCTGCAGCCCAAGGGACATACAGTGCACACAAAAACTGTTTCTCGTTTAGAATCGGAGGCTGAACTGCGTCATATGACAAAAGTTGATATTGAAGGGCAACCCAAATTGCAATTCCTAAGAAAAACAGTGTACGACTTCCTGTTTACATCTAAGCAGGAATACAGGAAAACCAAGGTTTACAAACATCCTGATTTGTCCACTTTCCTGGTTTTAGGCGAAAAAGAAGACTTGTTGATTCAAGTGGGATGA
- a CDS encoding GNAT family N-acetyltransferase: protein MLHRLTGTVPRDFIHLFLEKNDLYPYFNKVSDRLSEKEVYRDESKISEKTDPLHYLVFDIPGYYSTSPFQEYRQKTIRSFKGSLILLTSYSSYKQLLKAKFSSKQRAEFKRQKRKLCQSFDITHQFYHGSISKSLYDQLFDQFKEMLIMRFREKGIKNDDLPHWSHYHRTFYSLINSKRACISVISHNQKPICFSVNLIYGNTLYGYLKSYDVDFAKYSLGMLELLGLLEWAYANGIEKFDLLKGQYTYKSKLIDKEYYFIKSVLYHKSSTRAILFGNLTYSRIYLFYNLIRLMKKIKLDKLYKKLSTWWFRQRNKKYSPVSYSIRKREGNTSDVLGERIQLNSDTGKYLKKPLVDFLFASGERIQDVAIYSVRSENRTFLFQGKENSREVILDNNTLNQHYE from the coding sequence GTGCTTCATAGGTTGACGGGTACTGTACCCAGGGATTTTATACATCTGTTCCTGGAAAAAAATGATCTGTATCCTTATTTCAATAAGGTCAGCGATCGTCTGTCAGAAAAAGAAGTATACAGAGACGAATCCAAAATATCGGAGAAGACAGACCCCTTGCACTATCTGGTCTTTGATATTCCGGGTTACTACAGCACTTCTCCCTTTCAGGAATACCGCCAAAAAACGATACGATCTTTTAAAGGTTCCCTGATTCTTCTAACGAGTTATTCGAGCTATAAACAATTACTCAAGGCTAAGTTTTCATCGAAACAAAGAGCAGAATTCAAAAGGCAAAAACGAAAGCTCTGCCAGAGTTTTGATATAACACATCAGTTTTACCACGGATCTATTTCCAAATCCCTTTATGATCAATTATTTGATCAATTCAAGGAAATGCTTATCATGCGATTTCGCGAAAAGGGAATAAAAAATGATGATCTGCCCCATTGGTCGCATTACCACCGTACATTTTACTCCCTGATCAATAGTAAAAGAGCCTGTATTTCAGTCATTTCACACAATCAGAAACCCATTTGTTTTAGTGTAAACCTGATCTATGGGAACACCCTTTACGGCTATTTAAAATCGTATGATGTAGACTTTGCCAAATATTCTCTCGGGATGCTCGAATTACTGGGCCTGTTAGAATGGGCCTATGCAAACGGCATAGAAAAATTTGACCTTCTTAAAGGTCAATACACCTACAAGTCAAAACTTATCGATAAGGAATACTACTTCATTAAGTCTGTCCTATACCATAAATCCTCAACAAGAGCCATTCTTTTTGGTAACCTCACTTATTCAAGGATTTACTTATTCTACAATCTCATAAGGCTGATGAAGAAAATAAAGTTGGACAAGCTTTATAAAAAGCTAAGTACATGGTGGTTCAGACAGAGAAATAAAAAATATTCTCCTGTTTCTTATTCAATCAGAAAGCGCGAGGGCAATACTTCAGATGTACTAGGAGAACGTATTCAACTCAACTCAGATACCGGTAAATACCTCAAGAAGCCTTTAGTCGACTTTCTCTTTGCCAGTGGAGAACGCATACAAGATGTAGCTATTTATTCTGTAAGATCAGAAAACCGAACTTTTCTTTTTCAGGGTAAAGAAAATTCGCGGGAAGTCATTCTTGACAACAATACTTTAAACCAGCACTATGAATAG
- a CDS encoding GNAT family N-acetyltransferase translates to MLQYSYNFIFDLLLKREAPLLYRFPLYNKVTHTEIDVPTKIRIPKDIKVVRVQNIPGYFELDLVSSDLANTSVDLHQGFALDLSKYKSEKEYMAEVLSQRNQKNLYNKKKKLETSGKIDYRVFYGDPVNETNYHDTFDEFYRLLKARFNQKKILNRDLPQWDSLRARILPMIRAKQASIFVIYNHDKPISITLNFHLENALYSHIQAFDINYNKFNLPDISMLKQLEWCFTYSIRLYDLMLGYTYYKEKWSNCKYRFKAHIFYKQGVFRLVYVQLLISLWKAKLYFRKNVLPPRLSTDRVLFLLRGGNR, encoded by the coding sequence ATGTTACAGTACAGTTATAATTTTATTTTCGATCTGCTGTTGAAGAGAGAAGCTCCCCTCCTCTATCGGTTTCCCCTGTATAACAAAGTTACACATACAGAAATAGACGTCCCAACCAAAATTCGCATTCCAAAAGACATCAAAGTCGTAAGGGTGCAGAATATTCCGGGCTATTTTGAATTAGATTTAGTTTCATCAGATTTGGCAAATACATCCGTAGATCTCCACCAGGGATTTGCACTGGACCTTTCAAAATACAAGAGCGAAAAAGAATACATGGCCGAAGTACTGAGTCAAAGAAACCAAAAAAACCTTTACAACAAGAAAAAAAAGCTAGAAACATCCGGCAAGATCGACTACCGGGTTTTTTACGGGGATCCTGTAAACGAAACTAACTATCATGACACTTTCGATGAATTCTACAGACTCCTCAAAGCACGATTTAACCAAAAAAAGATCCTGAACCGGGACCTTCCACAATGGGACAGTTTAAGGGCAAGAATATTGCCCATGATCCGCGCAAAGCAAGCCTCGATTTTTGTTATTTACAATCATGACAAGCCCATCAGCATAACCTTGAATTTTCACCTGGAAAATGCGCTCTACAGCCATATTCAGGCTTTTGACATTAATTACAATAAATTTAACCTTCCGGATATCAGCATGTTAAAGCAACTTGAATGGTGTTTTACTTATAGCATCCGGTTATATGACCTTATGTTGGGCTATACCTATTACAAAGAGAAGTGGAGTAATTGCAAGTATCGCTTTAAGGCCCATATTTTCTATAAGCAGGGGGTTTTCAGATTAGTATATGTTCAGTTGCTGATAAGCCTGTGGAAAGCTAAACTCTATTTTCGAAAAAATGTTCTGCCCCCTCGACTTTCGACGGACCGTGTACTTTTCCTGTTAAGAGGAGGAAATAGATGA
- a CDS encoding GNAT family N-acetyltransferase, protein MVTNPFLSETYQKYWLKYFAKNCSVHRSALFGNFLFIKKPLLPVFYNLGGTLTKGLSYSIVANETLGEKNKVFVIFDVPSSFLPDAKLLSSNHLKILVSNQYAGYLCNFKEYPTLDSYLRDTLSAQSRVKLRRYKRKWEKVPDISYRMHLSDTSKDTYENLFKSFRNLMTKRFSQKKEYNRDLNQSEWVFYHKVTYPLMMEDKAGLFVTYIRDKPIAITLIMLEGSKLIDTLRVFDISYAKYRIGTLNILELLNWCYDQKIDSLDFAKGNYEYKYRWANTLYHFNYHIIYDPKSFYSVVTANLIYILYECKRILRQLNFFRFINRLRFYFQSRKQDVTVQL, encoded by the coding sequence ATGGTTACAAACCCATTCCTGAGTGAAACTTATCAGAAGTATTGGTTGAAATACTTCGCTAAAAACTGCTCGGTACATCGATCTGCTCTATTTGGGAATTTCTTATTTATTAAAAAACCTCTTCTTCCTGTATTTTATAACCTGGGAGGAACATTGACCAAGGGTCTCAGCTATTCGATAGTTGCAAACGAGACTTTAGGAGAAAAAAATAAAGTGTTTGTAATTTTCGATGTCCCATCTAGCTTTTTACCGGATGCAAAATTGTTAAGTAGCAATCACTTAAAAATTCTTGTCTCTAATCAATATGCCGGATATCTATGTAACTTTAAAGAGTACCCCACCCTAGATTCATATTTACGAGATACTTTAAGCGCCCAGAGTAGGGTTAAACTAAGACGTTACAAACGAAAATGGGAAAAGGTACCCGATATCAGTTACCGAATGCACTTATCGGATACATCCAAGGATACCTACGAAAACCTCTTTAAATCGTTTCGAAATCTTATGACCAAGAGATTTTCACAGAAGAAGGAATACAATAGAGATTTGAACCAATCCGAATGGGTATTTTATCACAAGGTTACATATCCCTTGATGATGGAAGACAAAGCGGGTCTCTTCGTAACATATATTAGAGACAAACCAATTGCGATAACCCTCATAATGCTAGAAGGATCGAAACTAATTGATACTCTAAGAGTTTTTGATATCAGTTATGCCAAATATAGAATTGGAACATTAAACATATTAGAATTACTTAATTGGTGCTATGATCAAAAAATTGATTCACTGGATTTTGCCAAAGGTAATTATGAGTACAAATACAGATGGGCGAATACCCTTTACCATTTTAACTACCATATCATTTACGATCCAAAGTCTTTCTATTCTGTAGTAACCGCAAATTTAATATACATTCTATATGAATGTAAGCGAATATTGAGACAATTAAATTTTTTTCGCTTTATAAATCGTCTTAGATTTTATTTCCAATCGAGGAAACAGGATGTTACAGTACAGTTATAA
- a CDS encoding MBOAT family O-acyltransferase — protein sequence MNFNSFEFIPFLIIMVFGSYLIPFRYRWLWLLLGSYYFYMEHEPLLVLLLITSTLVDYFCALRMVSVKEKYKKSLLFLSIGVNVGMLFFFKYASFFETSFGSVLRFFNLEVTGEVQKGGYNLGQLLLPIGISFYTFQTMSYTIDVYRGKIKPEKHLGYFALFVSFFPQLVAGPIERAGNLLPQFRKQIIPKIPQIKRGLIMIAWGFFLKVVVADRLGIYVDEVYTDPELYKGLPLIIAAGFFALQLYYDFSAYTSIAIGTARLMGYDLMQNFNKPLFATSSADFWNRWHISFMQWLRDYLFVPMGGLIVRRPVLIRNVLIIFFIVGLWHGANWTFVIWGLLSALLLILETGTSRWRKRLFRRLGISRELQAMGGWAVTMTYLCGSLIFFRSPSVEIAFVYIKNLTRIQNLHINILGNYFELGLSLVLILLVQAIHYAKGNDRIYELVENKSQLRKMAIYGTYILAIALFAINRQHSFIYFQF from the coding sequence ATGAACTTTAACTCTTTCGAGTTCATTCCTTTTTTGATCATAATGGTTTTTGGTTCTTATCTTATACCATTCAGATACAGATGGTTATGGCTTTTACTGGGGAGCTACTATTTCTATATGGAACACGAACCCCTACTGGTACTATTATTGATCACCTCTACACTCGTAGATTACTTCTGTGCATTAAGGATGGTGAGCGTAAAAGAGAAGTATAAAAAATCCTTACTCTTCCTGAGTATAGGGGTTAATGTAGGAATGCTTTTCTTTTTTAAATACGCATCTTTTTTTGAGACGTCGTTCGGGAGCGTATTGCGGTTTTTTAATTTGGAAGTCACAGGGGAAGTACAGAAAGGCGGTTACAATCTGGGCCAACTCCTGCTTCCTATTGGAATCAGCTTCTACACCTTTCAGACCATGTCCTATACCATTGATGTATACCGTGGTAAAATAAAACCTGAAAAACACCTGGGGTATTTTGCCCTTTTTGTTTCTTTCTTTCCACAATTAGTCGCAGGACCTATAGAAAGGGCAGGTAACCTCCTACCCCAATTCAGGAAACAAATCATCCCCAAAATTCCACAAATCAAAAGAGGCCTTATCATGATTGCCTGGGGGTTTTTCTTAAAGGTTGTGGTGGCAGACCGTCTGGGAATCTATGTAGATGAAGTTTATACAGACCCTGAACTATACAAGGGCCTGCCCTTAATCATCGCGGCGGGTTTCTTTGCCCTGCAGTTGTATTACGATTTCTCTGCATATACGTCTATAGCTATCGGTACAGCGAGGTTAATGGGCTATGATCTGATGCAGAATTTCAATAAACCGCTTTTTGCCACCTCTTCTGCCGACTTCTGGAACCGATGGCACATTTCCTTTATGCAATGGCTAAGGGACTATCTGTTTGTCCCCATGGGTGGCCTCATTGTCCGCAGGCCGGTCCTCATAAGAAATGTCCTCATCATTTTCTTTATTGTTGGTCTTTGGCACGGAGCAAACTGGACTTTTGTAATATGGGGCTTGCTCAGTGCTTTGCTCCTGATCCTTGAAACGGGCACTAGCAGATGGAGGAAACGCCTCTTTAGAAGGCTGGGTATCTCAAGAGAATTACAAGCTATGGGAGGTTGGGCTGTGACCATGACCTACCTATGTGGCTCGCTGATCTTTTTCCGTTCCCCATCTGTTGAAATCGCCTTTGTTTATATCAAAAATCTAACCCGAATCCAAAACCTACATATTAACATCCTGGGTAATTACTTTGAACTTGGTTTATCCCTGGTCCTGATCCTTCTGGTACAGGCCATTCATTATGCAAAAGGAAATGACCGGATATACGAACTTGTGGAAAACAAATCGCAGCTTCGAAAAATGGCGATATACGGAACTTACATCCTTGCCATAGCCCTTTTTGCAATCAACAGACAGCATTCATTTATATATTTTCAATTCTAG
- a CDS encoding class I adenylate-forming enzyme family protein, translated as MNVFDYFFDSIEDWEKPFIHNSKPPVSFNSIYQNSSKLASYLKKEVGPQKNILLISPNSEYFITVYLAILKSGNVCVPLNQDTEPENLDYILEHTESKLIFSIERLKIRDRVNQEISVIEEQDVKSLLEGEKPLSTEENFDGDLIAEIIFTSGSTGKPKGVTISHNNIRANTASIIQYLNLTEDDRMCVVLPFFYCYGLSLLHTHLKVGGSIVLNNSFIFLGSVINDLKNFECTGFAGVPSHFQILLKKSDSFKTTEFPHLRYVTQAGGKLHSVFIQEFIDAFPEIEFFVMYGQTEATARLSYLPPLKLREKMNSIGIPIPGVEIAIVDEEGKKLDIEKEGELIARGENIMKGYYKDEIATACTIKNGWLHTGDIAKKDSDGYLYITARKKEIIKVGGKRVSPKEIEEVILSVPEVIDCTIEGFEDELLGEAIKAIVISNKGVDKEELKQKVLNACSKKLSSYKIPQQIIVEITMNIGITGKKTRSK; from the coding sequence ATGAACGTTTTTGATTACTTTTTTGATTCAATCGAGGATTGGGAGAAACCATTTATTCACAATTCAAAGCCACCGGTTTCTTTTAATTCGATCTATCAAAATAGTTCAAAACTTGCTTCTTATCTAAAAAAAGAGGTTGGACCGCAGAAAAACATCCTCCTTATAAGTCCCAATTCTGAATATTTTATAACCGTTTACCTCGCTATTCTGAAATCGGGAAATGTCTGTGTTCCTTTGAATCAGGACACTGAGCCTGAGAATCTTGATTATATTCTTGAGCACACGGAAAGCAAACTGATTTTTTCGATCGAGCGTTTGAAAATTCGGGATCGCGTAAATCAAGAGATATCAGTTATTGAGGAACAGGATGTCAAAAGCCTTCTTGAGGGCGAAAAGCCATTATCGACTGAGGAGAACTTTGACGGGGATCTCATTGCAGAAATAATCTTTACCTCAGGATCCACTGGCAAACCCAAAGGTGTTACGATTAGTCATAACAATATAAGGGCGAATACTGCCTCTATCATTCAATATCTAAATCTTACTGAGGATGATCGAATGTGCGTTGTCCTCCCCTTTTTCTATTGCTACGGGCTCTCCTTACTCCACACACATTTAAAAGTTGGTGGCTCTATTGTTTTAAACAATAGCTTTATTTTTTTGGGATCGGTCATCAATGATCTTAAAAATTTTGAATGCACGGGCTTCGCCGGTGTTCCCAGTCATTTTCAGATCTTGTTGAAAAAGTCGGACTCTTTTAAAACTACAGAATTTCCTCATTTGCGATACGTTACCCAGGCCGGAGGAAAACTGCATTCGGTATTTATTCAGGAATTTATCGATGCCTTTCCCGAGATCGAATTCTTTGTCATGTACGGTCAGACAGAGGCTACGGCGAGGCTTTCATATCTCCCTCCACTTAAATTGAGGGAAAAAATGAATTCTATTGGTATTCCTATTCCCGGAGTTGAGATTGCAATAGTTGATGAAGAAGGCAAGAAACTCGATATTGAAAAAGAAGGAGAGTTGATCGCCCGCGGAGAAAATATCATGAAAGGCTATTACAAGGATGAGATCGCAACGGCCTGTACTATAAAAAATGGTTGGTTGCACACCGGTGATATCGCGAAAAAAGATAGTGATGGATATTTATATATTACCGCAAGAAAGAAAGAGATCATTAAAGTTGGAGGAAAACGGGTAAGCCCAAAAGAAATTGAGGAGGTGATTTTATCTGTTCCGGAGGTCATTGATTGTACTATTGAGGGTTTTGAAGATGAATTACTTGGGGAGGCTATTAAAGCTATAGTAATTTCGAATAAGGGAGTTGATAAGGAGGAATTGAAGCAAAAAGTTCTAAATGCCTGTTCGAAGAAATTGTCCAGTTATAAAATACCTCAACAAATCATAGTAGAAATTACTATGAACATTGGTATAACAGGAAAGAAAACCAGAAGTAAATGA
- the nadE gene encoding NAD(+) synthase: protein MNSKARKPFSKEILHLENIEEVCTQIMSKLKNDVAQKLQRRGGVVGISGGIDSSVVLALTATAFGPEKVFGVMLPERDSSEDSRNLAEKLAAKFRVKTVVEDITGALDGFNCYQRRDEAIANVITDFDPSKDKSKIEIKQNIEENIPAIFSITVIKPDGEVVSKLLPAKEYLQIVAASNFKQRSRMSMLYYHAERLHYAVIGTPNKHEVEQGFFVKYGDGGADVMPIGHLFKTQVYQIANHLGVPDEIIARTPTTDTYTAEQTQEDFFYQLPFKEMDLIWYGWENGYPASEVAPVMEKSEKEIENIYKSFERKKKTTEYLRMKPIF, encoded by the coding sequence ATGAATTCAAAAGCACGCAAACCATTTTCAAAAGAAATACTGCATCTCGAAAATATTGAGGAGGTTTGTACCCAGATCATGTCCAAACTCAAAAATGATGTTGCTCAAAAGCTTCAAAGGCGTGGAGGCGTGGTTGGAATTAGCGGAGGCATTGATTCGTCTGTAGTCCTCGCCTTAACAGCCACAGCCTTTGGCCCGGAAAAAGTTTTTGGGGTAATGCTGCCTGAAAGAGATTCTAGCGAGGACAGCAGGAACCTGGCTGAGAAACTTGCTGCCAAATTCAGAGTAAAAACGGTTGTCGAAGATATTACCGGTGCACTCGATGGATTTAATTGCTACCAACGAAGGGATGAAGCCATCGCCAATGTAATAACGGATTTTGACCCTTCAAAAGACAAATCCAAAATAGAGATCAAGCAAAATATCGAAGAAAATATTCCGGCAATTTTTTCCATAACAGTGATAAAACCTGACGGAGAAGTGGTCAGTAAATTATTACCGGCAAAGGAGTACTTACAAATTGTTGCCGCTTCCAATTTCAAACAACGCAGTAGAATGTCGATGTTGTATTATCACGCAGAACGCCTCCACTATGCGGTCATCGGTACGCCGAACAAACACGAAGTGGAACAGGGATTTTTTGTGAAGTATGGCGATGGTGGGGCCGATGTGATGCCTATAGGGCATCTCTTTAAGACCCAGGTTTATCAAATTGCAAATCATTTGGGCGTTCCTGATGAAATCATTGCCAGAACACCCACAACAGATACGTATACTGCAGAGCAAACTCAGGAAGATTTCTTTTATCAGCTTCCCTTTAAAGAAATGGATCTTATTTGGTACGGTTGGGAAAATGGATATCCCGCATCGGAGGTGGCTCCGGTTATGGAAAAAAGTGAAAAGGAAATAGAAAATATATACAAGAGTTTTGAAAGAAAGAAAAAGACCACAGAGTACCTGAGAATGAAACCGATCTTTTAA